Part of the Pelmatolapia mariae isolate MD_Pm_ZW linkage group LG3_W, Pm_UMD_F_2, whole genome shotgun sequence genome is shown below.
AAGCTTCATCAAACTGCATCTCAGCATGACTGTAGGCGAAGCTACATAAATACTCCTGTTTTAGGACAATACACCTACTCAAACCAGACTTGTTATGAAATTCAATATGACTCATATATGCGTGATTTAAATTTCCTCTCTTCATTGAACTTTCGCAACATGTACAAATAAATCAATACAACTGTGTTTTATAAAATGTGACTGTTTAATTTACCATTAGACAGTTAAGGCTCACAAAACATATTCCCATCTAAGTGGGATCAAAACAGGGAGACACTATACAcgctaaaaataataatacaataaataaaaagcatatGTAACAGTGGAGAGTGTTATACATAAGCTTATAAAGTACAGTTAGGCTATATAAAACAGTCTGGCTATACTTCTTGTTGCTCTCCAGTTTTATTTAGGAAAGGCTGAGCAACACAAGCGTCTTCCTTTTTCTGTTTCCCTAACAAAACATGAACATAGAAACACcacaaagaagaaagaaaaaaataactaataaCATACAGTGCATGGGTTGTCCCTActacttttgtttctttgcacTGAACCAGTTGCTCAAACAGCCAagcattttgacattttcagaTGACAGGGCAGCTCGCTTCTTCTGAACAACATGGCCAGAAAGTGAAAATAACCTCTCACATTGTATGGATGTGGCAGTACTTGCGTGCAAGGTAGGCCATCTCAGTGTGTGCCCCTTCATGCTTGAGCCACCATTTCTGGGGACAGTGCTCAATGTCAATAGTTGGCTCTGGCCTAGATCACTCCACACACTTCTCAATGCagtcctcctcttcatcagatGAAGACTCTGAGACAAACGTGAGAGCTGATCTTTTCTTAGATGGCTCATATGTTACTGGTTGTTCGGGCTGTGCAggcctctccctctccttcagCAATGCACTGATCAAGCGCCACACCTCAGCCCTCTCAGGTCTGCTCAGACACTTAAGATCCTTAAACCTAGGATCCAGTGCTGTTGCAACCCTGAGCCACATGATGTTAGTTTTTTTCCTtgtgcttctctttttttgctttgaagGTCTCCTTGAACTTAACCATGTAAGCTGGGTCATCCTCAGAGACCTCCATCACTCGCGACAGGTGACGCAAAGCTGGCAGCACCACTGAGAAGGAAACAAACTTCTCCCCTCCCAAAAGTTCAGATATATACCTGCAGTTTTAGAGAAATACACTTTTTAAAGAATTTGTTTTATTCACTCGTATAAGGTTAAAATGGCCTTTGACCTTTCTGCATTTTGCCAATGCAAGGTTAAATTGACTGTTCTGTGTGATGGCTCGATGAAGGCTGTGTGCGACTGAAGGCATGTGCTCAAACGGCAGCTGCCTGGCCGCTGCAACCATGTTGCGTGCACTGTCAGTGGTCAGCGTGCTGACTTTATGTTCAATTCCCCACAGTCTAGCTACTTGCATAAAGTGCTTGGCGCACGTGTCAGCAAAGTGCCTCTCCTCCATCTTCATAACAGTCAAAGCAGGCGAGTGAAGTTCCCACTGTGGTGAAACATAATGTGCTGTTATTCCAGGGTAGCTATGATTACTTAGAGAAGTCCATTAGTCTCCAGTGAGCTCAACCGTGTTGGTCTGCCCCAAAGCCTCCTCGACTTTGGCTTTCTCATCTTCATACAAGTTGTGTATCTTGGTTGCAGTGGTGGCTCTCGAAGGCAATTCATACATGCAGTCGTTGGACGCTATGCAAATTATTTCAAGTAGCCCCTCATCCTCCACAATGTTAATTGGCCTCCAAGCTGTAGCCACCCATTTTGCTATGGCTGTTGAAAATTTGTTGTTTGTAGAATTGTTCAGACGTCTCCTTTGAAAGCTATCCAGCGTGGTCTGCCTTTGGCGAGTGGGAGGAGGACTCTCTGTGTTAGCTATGTGCTTGGTTAGCAAGTGGTATTTGAGACAGGATGTACTACGGTGATAACTCAGTTCACATCGACAgtaaattcaaattcaatttaCTTTGGTTTTGTCAATAAAACCATTTGGCATTGCATGGCAAAATTGAACTTGCTGTTCAAAAGACCTTTTCCTTTATCTATTTCTGCTCACATCTACAACTGCTGCGTCGCTTCCTGATTTCTGAAAAAAGGGGGCGGGCCAAAGATCACAGGCCGTTAATTctgtgtcaaaaaaaaaaataaaggtgtttaaatgtttttgcatttatgcaTTATTATCCCGTCAACATTGACATTTGTGTGTTCCCCTCTTGCCCCTGCGGGCGATCTATCTTTCaagctggattgtctcaggggcatcataggaatatataaatatattatatattcaaAGCAAAAGCCCAGGAGGAGGAGTGGCAGCAATCTTTCACTCCAGCTAATTAATGAATTAAGACCCaaatttttaattcatttttttgaaagccagactttgtttttaaacaacCACAGGTATGTTGAGCCATGTAAACCACTGTCTGTCTGAGGCCTTATGATCGCTTGCTGGTGGAGTCACCATCTCCAGTTATGAAGCCATCTGTCAAATGGCTCTCTATGGGACCCAGGTAAAGATCTTCAAGGGTCAATTTTTGACttctctgactgttttgtttccctTAATGCGCCtcataatccggtgcgccttatggttcAAAAAATAATAACCTCTTTTCTTGGAGACGTTCAGAGACAGTTAATTTTCTTACCACTATTGTCCTACGTCAGTCACTGCTTCCCTATAGGCTGTCTCACAACCTGAAGTCAAGCAACAACATTTTTCACCTTTCTGTCGTTTTAGAGAACCCAGTGATCCTGCAGATTCCTGCTGCCCCTGTGGTGGAGGGAGATAACATCACTCTGCTCTGTAGAACCAAGAATCCCTCCAACAAATCAGctgatttctttaaaaatggtatcttcatcaaaaatgaaaacacacgcCGCATGACCATCTACCAAGCATCTAAGGCTGATCAAGGTTCCTACAAATGCAGAATTGGTGGTCGTGATTCACCATCCAGCTGGCTGCTGATACAAGGTAAAGAACCAAGACATCAAGTCAACCGTAGATCTAAAACGTTTAGAGGTATCTAACagatggaaaaaacaacaacacaattgGTGGTTTGTACAAGCTTTTATTATAATCTCTAGCTACCAGCAACCTccttaaattttaaaatcaagcaACTGAATAAGTGCAGATGAAGCCTCAGTTACTCAGGATTGGAGAACATCTGATAACCATCAGTCACTAAGGAAAAATATGCTGGGTGAAGTCACTCACTCAAAAAACCTGTGATCACTTTGGCTGCTGGAGTATTATTTGTGATCTTTTCATTTCAgattagtttagtttttgtccaagaaaaaaagtgaaaagcaATCAAAGGATCATCTTAAGGTTGTGCAGTTTTTTACTATCTTGAATGCAGCTGAACAAATTTATAAACACACTGATGTAAAGTCTGTTTCTGTCCCCAGATGATGCTGACCCCCCAACTCTCACACCGTCTCCCAACACAGCTCAGCTGTTTGAGTATAAGAACCTGAACCTGAACTGTGGTGTTCAAGGATGGACAGTAAAGAGGTTCACAACATTTGCTCAAGACCTGTCCAGTTGTCAAGCATGGGGGCAAGTCGTTTCCCATGGCTGCGTCCTCCATACGACCAAGCAGCCTGACAGCGCCGTTTATTGGTGCGAGTCTCCTACACAGCAGCGGAGCAACTCAGTCAACATCACTGTTCATGGTATgttcagtaaaaaaaaccctttagaAACAGAAACCCTTCAAATTTTCTAAGAATGAGGGACGACTAAAAGTAAGCATAATTGTCCAAACACTTGTATGAAAGTTGTTATAAAAGAACCAAGAGACAGATGCGGATACAATTGaagggtgtatgtgtgtgagaggggGCATGAAACCTTGAGAAACTAACCTTTTTCTGAACCAGCTGAAGGGAGGTTGGAAATCATCGTGAATGTCATGTAACCATTGTGTGGCAGACAGGAAGTGCAGTACTCGCAGCTTTTATTAGCTGTTTTCTACTGATGAAGAAAAACCACTGACTGTCAGGATtgtaggacccaaacgcaggactctgtACGATGAATACAGcgcttttatttacagtgcagcaAATAATCATGACCCGATAAATCCCCATGCGTGATCCTGATGAGTGTGCGTCCCCGATTCCCATGCTGTGTCTTCTCCCAGTGTCCGTGGTCCTAGTTTCCACTCcctgtgtgtctatgtgcaaTGTGCTTGCTTCGTCCTCTCATTTATGCAAATCTCCTGGAAAATCACAGAGGAAGCCATGAGTAACTTCTACACTCGCAGCAACCTCAaactcaaaatttcaaaatTTCACAAAGATCCAGCGTCGACCGGAGCTCTGTTAAGAAGCTCCCGAGATGAGGTgaatcagctgcaggtgtgtgatCCAGGTAGTGGAAAGGCTGGGGTGGGGAAAGGCTAGGTTTTCCAGGAAaaccaggacacacacacacacacacacacacacacacacacacacacacacacacacacaggtaatgAGGGAAAGGGAAGCAGGTGGGATGATGGCTGACACgtgcacagtctgaccttagACCCTACTTCTGTTGGGATTTACACTCCTAAGGAAAGTTTGCAACTCTCTTGAATGTTGTTTACTTGTGAGTTATCTTCCTTACTGAAGAATGATGGACTTTATCCCTGAGCAGGTCGAGATACTCCAGTAATCCTGCAGAGTCCCGTCCTCCCCATGATGAAGGGAGATAATGTTACTCTGCTCTGTGAAACAAAGAACACTCAGTCCATCCTTCCAGCAACTTTCTACAAAGATAACTCTATTGTCGGTACTGAGCCTAGAGGTCACATGATCATCTATAATGTCACCAAGTCTCATGAAGGCATCTACAAGTGTAACATGAGTGtgggagagtctccatccagcatGCTGTTCATTATAGGTAAAACAGGATGACTGAAAGCTTTGAAAGTCCAAAGAATCAAGTGACTGTCgtctttttttattgattttgtttatttactatACTTCAACCAGCTGTGCTTGTTTGTTTCTAGATCCTGATGCCCCCGCCTCACATTCAGATTCAGACAAAAACCTGTCTTCTCTGGGAATGCTGCGCCACATCTTGGTGTACTTTCCATATGTAATCTCTACATTCCTCATGGTCTCTATATATCGCGGGTCTACAGGTAACATTATTATGTTCAAATATCACCCATCCATCCAGTTAGTTAAATCCCGTGTTTATCCCTTCCTGTTTCCATTATCATCTATGTTTCATCCTTTCTCCGTCTGCTGCCCAGCTGTGCTCCCAGGTGTGTCCACTCGTTCCTAATCTCCTCCGGTGTATTTATTGTCTGTGTCTGCTGCTGTTCTTTGTCGCGTCCTCCCTCATAATGTGTGTGTAGTCTCTGTctagtttgttttatttgccaTTACAAATAAAGGCTATGATTTATAGTCATCCTCTGTCTCCAGAAGTAGTGCATTCTGGATCCACTGGCTAGCAAACTGTGGTTTGTGACCAAGGTTGGATCCTTCTGCCTGATTTCTGGTGGTCTAGAAGTAGACAGTCTCCATAGGGATGAGGTTTTGGGGGGATGACAGGAATAGAGAAACTACAGAGAGGCAGATAACACTGCAAGGAAAACAAGAAATGTGCATACATCAAGGGCCATTAGGTTCAAAATGAGAATTGAATCCAAAAGAATAATTACTTTTGATATGTTCTCTTTGTTAAACATTCAGTGAAATGTGGGCTTAAATGTTTTACAAGTCAGTTTTTGATCATTTGCGTTGTTTCACACAATTAATACCCACTATAcgcttaacaggaagaaactcaCATCGAAGAACAATGTCTCCACCCACTGAGGA
Proteins encoded:
- the LOC134623924 gene encoding basement membrane-specific heparan sulfate proteoglycan core protein-like; the protein is MVPNASLKVIPNWSQFFEYEKITLSCDEITSGEWTVWRYTTEGLKLSDCTSGWGTESFSTCEMKTVKRSNSGVYWCQSTHGHSSNAINIAVSENPVILQIPAAPVVEGDNITLLCRTKNPSNKSADFFKNGIFIKNENTRRMTIYQASKADQGSYKCRIGGRDSPSSWLLIQDDADPPTLTPSPNTAQLFEYKNLNLNCGVQGWTVKRFTTFAQDLSSCQAWGQVVSHGCVLHTTKQPDSAVYWCESPTQQRSNSVNITVHGRDTPVILQSPVLPMMKGDNVTLLCETKNTQSILPATFYKDNSIVGTEPRGHMIIYNVTKSHEGIYKCNMSVGESPSSMLFIIDPDAPASHSDSDKNLSSLGMLRHILVYFPYVISTFLMVSIYRGSTGRNSHRRTMSPPTEEDEHHPYDDAMAEVTTEHSF